A stretch of DNA from Sebastes umbrosus isolate fSebUmb1 chromosome 14, fSebUmb1.pri, whole genome shotgun sequence:
AATAAGTACCTCAAACGTGTAcgcaagtacagtacttgagtaaatgtgcttagctactttccaccactgcccgGCCACCCCCAGACTCAATTTGCATTATAAAGCCAGACGTGTTTTGTCCCATCGTTAGTCTCCTCACCATTTGGTTATCACTAACAACAGATTGTTTAAAAGTCCCCTGATTTTCATCCCATAAATCATTGACGCTACTGCCTACTGACATGGTTAATTTATgcaaaacattgttttaaataaataaatacagtacataaaaaataaatataaaataaatgcaaaaataaatacatacatttaaatattaataaaaataaatacgtaaagaAGGGAAAAttgaacagaagagtaaataaataagggaattaaaacaaagataaatataataatttcaaaaatatcaatttatatcacattttatcaattaattaatggctacatttattttatacattatttttgcGATAATTAATGacggatttatttatttattgagtcatttatttatttatttttggcaggcCTTagttcagactagtggaaagaaaacatctaaaacacaaatttaggtgcttattttctaaaatgtttctctttatgtctgtagatttcccctaaatttaccaAATGTTAACATTAgttaatgcctcatttgcatatttaaacataacatttaaaaaaaaaaacttccgaTACAAAAAATAACTGACTTAACGTAAGTCAATGTACTTAATATAATGTAACGGGGGAAAGTTTCATGGTGAGATCTGTTATATTAGTTAAAGCTCACTttgggtgtctccccttaaaatgcatttttttcaaataccTGAATTTTGCCCTGGGCCCCCCTTGCAGGCTCAGTTGTTGGACCTTGAAAAGCCTGCATACGGCCCTGTGCAAGAAGGTTTACTTCTGAAAAAATGGGGCTGACAGGAAGTGTCTGTTATAAAGTGAAGAGAGCTGTATCCTGCCCTCGGTTCTGAGTCAAAAACTACACTTCAATGTTTCATtcccagtcctcctcctcctcctcctcctcctactactacactactagGACATGTGTCGCTTCCTATTCCCGCGCTCTCCTGTCCGGCGCCTTCTTCATCCAGACGGGACCgtgtaagaggaggaggagagagtgagtgaggagggtgaggaggtTATAGCATAATAACAGATGCATAGTAACGGTTCCTCACCTTGTAGTGGTCCTCTGGGACCAGGTCGTGGTCCCGCAGCTGGTTGAGGAACGTGTGCGGGTTCTCCATTAAGGACATCTCGGTTTTATGACGGTGGAAGAACCGCAGCAGATCGTCCTTCTCCAGCCAGTCCATCGGGTCCATCGGTGGTGGGCGACTTCAACCCAGAGAGTctctgcacaaaaacacacccagagagagaccaggaCTGCTCCAGATGCCTACAGATGTTACATCTAAACTATGGCGCTAAATGAAGTGCTTTTAGAGaggctccctctctctcatgcagTGATTCCCTTTGCACTGAACTGTCCTGCTGCTCGACAGGATTTGAACACACAAACTAATAATGAGCACCAAAGTTCACTGCAGTGTGTCAGAAATCACTGTCAGCAGCAGATTTAAAACTAAGCGGAAGGAAGTGTTTCCATGTCCAGTAGAAGTTTCTCTCGTGGCTCTACCTACTAATGCTTTATCAGTTCCTCTTCTCAGCAGCAGTGGGCTCTTCCTGGCCTCCTGACcggtccctcctcctccatctagTGACGTTtagaaagtaaaagtgaaaatttCTGTTGGCAAAGTTGCAGTTCTGGTCAGTGGCTGCAGGGGGCATCATCATCCACCATAGAGAGAGATCCTCTTTTATTagcatgtttttgtcttattatttacataaacaaacatatatttatactataCTTATATAAagattttttaatagtcctgtatcacagctgttaccctgcactctactcatttttaacagtctcttctgcactatattcactttaaaaaaaaaaaaaaaaaagttagactactaacttttttactgcttttttactaacatgtttttgcactatggaactgtgatgctggaaacttgaatttccctcgggatcaataaagttactatttatctatctatctatcaatctatctatccataTAGTGCTCTGCAGAACAGGAGATAGTCACACTAAGTCATTCAGTTTTTTATACTACTTCAGTTCTATACTCACTTTCATcctgcatacagtatgtatcctATATCAGTGgctcccaacctgggggtcagcGCCTAATACATTCTGAGGGCCCCCAGAGGATTAAAGGTTAATCTAAAAAAAGGAATcttttgggggatttttttaaattgctttgcctttttcttattaaatatgGCAAGCAAAATACTTCTGCAAAAATCTTCGAAATGCAATGATATGCAGgggagaaaaatatatatatatctttttgaaCTGTTATCAATCTTTGGCTACCTTTTCACCAGCTTTGACCTTAAATGCACTCTATAAGATATCCAGagcatagcagcaaacaactattgtttatataaagatatagaggagtaatgtctacctgagcagagaatgaagtcactctccctctgtatgtgttgtaatcagagcatCCGTGCctctctgcactgcgctcatacggcggaTACAgatgataacgccgtcccgaaaGACGGCGCCGTTGTGGAAGCGTAGCAAGCACCCtccagtccccccccccccccaacccccgggttaacaccgttagctctgtcaacactgttgttgttttcactgtcagCATcttagccgtcgccatgttgagagttgTGTGGacgcaatagaaatgctcccaatattgcatttagcatctttaatGATATCAAGCATTCATACGCAGACTAGGGACACAATAATATGCCTAGGCCTATcacttattgttttttttcctcagtcaGGCTGTTGATCGTACTCTTGATCGTATCCTTCCAGGTCGTCGTAAATGACATCTGCGTGGTGTTCCTGACAGGCCTGCACCACCTGTAGGACGGCTGCAAGGCGCCGGTCCAGAGCAGAAAGGTGTGGTTCAGAGAGGAGGGGGGCCACGCCTGCCAGAGGATCCTGGACCAGCGACTCCCGCATGACATCACTCAGACGGAATCCGGGGAGGGACAAAAGACGCAAGCGGAGGAGGGTGGAGCGACGGATCCTACAAAGGTGGGTGGAGAGcaagattaaaagaaaaattgaCACCCACATAAGCCAGAATTTTACCCTCTCTGGGTCCTTTAATTGTATATGTCAACATCTTCTGAATTAAATGTATTCTGTACTACATCTTGCAACTTTATCCACTACTTTCTGACTACTTATTTCACCCATCATCTTGGTCACTCATTGAAACAGacaggtttttgttttgttttacctgCAACATTGTTGTAAAGGAGCTAGAATAGATGGCTCATCCCGAGAGTGACGCCCGAACCTGGAAAAAACATTATCAACAACATTTCAGTCAGaaaacaattataaatataatgttaCTTTACTTATTTGGCTGTCAGGTATAAGTTATACTATAGCCtatgtttgttgttgtcatcAGATGTTCATGGTACTCACGCCCGTCCATTATCCAGATGCAGCAGAAAAGTCTTGTTGCCAAACTTCTCAAACGTCTCGTAGTGATGTCTGTCCAtgttgccttcaaatgaaaaacattaatttagATGATGTCAGAGATATTTTTGTAGACAGAAAGTTAATAATGGCATATATTGATAGAAATTCACGACAACATCCTGAGTGCATTAACATGGGAGATAATACTCTTGTTTACTAATTTATTTacccattttgaatgttttttactACCTCCTTCCCTttgctttagtgtgttatagagttttttgtgcatgtacgAACAGTCTGCAAAGTGATAGAGcacaaagtccatgccaaagtgagtaactctcccccacagaaacgctgctcctgaactgcctgaaacgccttgattgaagtcccgctttttcttccgtaatgtggtgatgtcaccaagtaacacatttgcataatacctgcataacaactagtttggcacgccttcaaacaaagctagttagagcggagctgaagcagagtccgaagagtttagTTTCGGTTGACAAaccacaacagagtgggccagctgaccaatcaaagcagaCGAAGCTTTTCAGGAGCTAAAAACAGAGCCTTTCAAAGACAAAGGGTGAATatgtaaagcgtttttttgaacattaagcacgtaaacatgttcaagtagaaacccaaaatacaagtaggcctatgcagctgaaaatgagcataataggtcctctttaaaggagGACAAAGAGGTCAGTGACCCCCACTACACTGCCTGTAAGCCCCCGTATGTTGCAAACCAACTGACTCCCGGGTCAAGTTTAAACTGTAGAGACTGACCCATGAGGAAGTCCAGTACAGCCATGTCTATGAGGTCCACCAGTCTGGTGCCGTGGTCGTAAGGAGGCATCTGTTTCACTGTGTCGCAGTAGGCCAGCTCCTTCTCCCACCTGGAAACAACAGTACAAATTAAAGTAGAAGAAAATAgataggtgtttttttttatctacttaCGCTTGGTGGCTAATACTAACTATCCACACTTTCTCTCAATGGAATTAATTTAACCTTTCTGACTTAAGTTAATCTGAGACTTTTTGATGTAGGTTGATTGAGTTTATTAGGGCGAAGATACTGAGTATCTATTGAGGCAATATACAGCATGCTTCAGTTTCTTTTGGTCCGACTGACAATGAGGTGCTAATTCAAATAAGCTCAGGTTGGTTACAGAGCCGCAGCCTGATATAAGGAAAAAGATTAtcaaaataagacaaaatacctataaatgccacaataacAGCATCATTTGTTGccaaatcaatcaaatcaaatcctGCACATCAGTTTGAGCACCTCGGACAGATCCTGCagacctgcctgcctgtctgggGGGGTCCCAGGATCAGGACCTCGGAGAGAGAATATGACAAACTTTGTGCATAACGTTCTTAAAATAATCCACTTGAGCTGAGCAGAAAAGCAGGTTAATGCTACAGACTGTGGGCTGATCTATTGGTAGTCAGTTCAGTAACGTTCTTAGTTCATCAATGTTTTGTTGTGAATCACAGGCCTTCAAACACACAGGAAAAATGTGTccacaatttttaaaaatgttgtcgTTGGTCCTCCAACAGGGTTTCACTCCACAgggtgtgtaaaaaaaaaagtactgatGTTACTCTTATTGTTTGCAATGATTACACTATAATGAGTTATAGTACTGATTTTtatattgattaaaataaagtatgttAGTGTATTTTAGGCACATATTTAATGTTGTATTGCAGTTCTTCATTTAGACCACCGGAGGGCAGTGAAGGCTCACGATTCTACACACTGTAAACTCCAGCAACAAGGTAGAAACATTACAATCTGTAACGTTTAATACAGATTGAGGTGTTTCCAATATTCTGCCCAACACCAAGTCTATAAATACAGGTGGACAAAATAAAGATGGTGATTATTGCAGGGggtgttttcttttcaaatctGTGTGTGACCTCTGGGTCTaagaagtgaagctaatgcggaagtgccttaaacttgcattctttctaatagccagcagggggcgactcctctggttgcaaaaagaagtctgattgaatagaagtctatgagaaaatgagcctacttctcacttgatttattacctcagtaaacattgtaaacatgaatttatggtctccatctctagtttcaagtcttcttcaatacagaatgatgttcatttagtaaatgatggtcccatttagagtaaattacaccataaagcagggtatgctttagggcgtttagggcgtggctaccttgtgatagacaggtcgctaccacggcgttgtccggtctgggaattgtccgtgtttttgtcttaggactttaaccctttcacagtgtgttttcagttcatgaaagttcattttaacatttttggtcgcctaaaaatgccTTATTCAGAAGTTCGGTTGTACTTCACCCACTCGtatcacctctggttgcaaaaaaacaagatggcgacagccaaataccaagatggtgacggccaaaatgccaaacttgaggcttcaaaacggtagtccacaaaccaatgggtgacaccacagtgactacgtccacttcttatatacagtctatggttcagatcaatcatttataatatatattctgTAAACATTAGTGATGAGATTAATTTCAATATTGAATCCTTTAAACAACAGTGTACCCACTTTGCCAGCTTGGTGCGGCTATAGGATCGTCTCCATGGTGACCTCCAGGACCTGCGGGGAGCTAGGGTGAGGTCAGGCAGCATGGCGGCCAGGGAGACCTCCAGCGCATGTGGCTGACCGCACACCGGGTGCTCTGATGAGCAGTAGTACTCACACTGGCCATAGAAACACACGTTCCCCGCTATAGAGCCAGAGAGACGAAAGCGGGAGTTTAGTGGTCGGACGGTTCGTATGTGATAATGTTTTAGTGTTACAAAGTAGTGCAGGTGGAGGTGGGTGCAGTCATGGATACATACTGACctaaatgcatgcacacacataccagGGGAAGTGAAGAAGGTCCGAGACAGCCTGTGGTCAGTGGTAATCTCTCTGATCTCTGAGGTGACATTGATGAGTCGACCGACCACTGGAGGGATCCTGTTAAAGCCCAACaatctgaaaaagaaagaaagggtgAAAACAGAGAGCATCAGCACAAATAAAGGAGCTGAAAGAAagaatgagaagaaaaaaacaaaagtagaagAGTAAAACACTATTATTCTTTTCTATTTACTTGTATATCCCTACAAGCTGTACAGCAGCTTCATGAAAGAGTAATTCCAGTGTTTGGCCAGTGAGCCTGGTGGTTACAGAATGCTCCGTCCACCCAGCAGGACGCCTGCATCCTGCTGACATAGAGGCTCTGTACCTGTCAAGGTGAAAGGCTGCAATCTCTGCATTGTGTCTTTCAAAGTCGGAGAAGTAGAAGAGGTTTACATCCGTCTCTGCGTCTCTGGATTGTCtgtgtgacaaaaaaaacacacaaaaaacaggaATGTACATGCTTTCATCACCACACGTCTTGATTATTGGAATTCACTTTACATTGGTGTTAGGTATGCTTCTTTGTCTCGCCTGCAGCTCGTTCAGAACGCGGCAGCTCGTCTTTTAACTGGTACACGCAAACGTTAGCACATCTCCCAGATTCTGGCTTCACTTCACTGGCTCCCTGTGTGTTTTAGGAttgtttttaagattttattattaacacatAAATCATTAAATGGGCAAGCTCCTACCTATCTCTCTGATcttttaaaaccacatcttTTATCAAGGACACTCAGATCCTCTGACCAGTTGCTTCTGACTGTCCCGAGTCTAGGTTGAAGCTCAGGGGTGACCGAGCCTTTGCAGTTGCAGCTCCAAAGCTCTGGAATGCTCTGCCTCCACATGTTGGGCTGTCCCCCGCActgcctgtttttaaatcaaacctcaaaacgCACTAttattccttggcttttggctcggcatgagagatgactattttaatcctttttcctttcctattggtcttaacgcttttattattttaatgtcctgttggttttaagttggtcttagtgttttattttgttgtttttatgtataattgtacagcactttggtcagcttttgttgtttttaaatgtgctttataaataaatttggattggattggattggattgacCTCCAGTTGCGATTCAACAATCACCATAACTGAACCGGAGCAACAGTCATTTCTattttcagtcagtcagtatCAGGACAGTCAGTGACATCTTACTTCATGGGTTTCAGCAGAGCTTGTCCGTAGTTTGGGAACGACAGGAGCAGTTTGAGCTGGGTACCTCCTGTCTTCTGAGCTGAAAGATATGAAGTGAATATAGAGAgcatgttaaagggatagttaaggtgttttgaagtggggttgtatgaggtacttatccatagttaagtgtattacttacagtagattaCGGTGGGCACGCCCCCCAGTTTGAAGacacagacaggagtaccagcacaggagcaaagcaatgtgctgctgtggacggggccgacagcaaaacgtattttagccaccttaaAAGAAAGACTCTcctaaaaaatatcaatatcagtttaagtgtacgtgatatttaaaatattttcaccgctttatcttaccgtcagacagccctttccgacgcagaactgaagccgttgtatccgtctatgctctcaccaaagccaccaggctccattgaaaaaaactgtaattttaccccgcagaacacgggagttgctggacTACCGCTGccttctgtgaggtaaaattgctGTTATTTTCAATGGAATCTGGTTGCTGTGGCGAGAgaatagataacagcttcagttccccgttgaaAACATacactgtatagctgtctcacggcaaggtaaagtggtgaaaatattccgaaaaataagttttgctgccggccccgtccacaacaGTACATTGGTTTGGTTCCGTgctgtaactcctgtctgtttctccaaactgggggcgtgccgaccgtcatctactgtaggtaatacaccgactatggataagtacctcgacagccccacttcaaaacacccacatTATCCCTTTAAAACTGCAATAAACACAAACTTGCatattctatttttaaaaaggatGTGTAAGGGTTATATGAGGACAGCACTGGGTATATGTTCAATGCAGTGCAGTTCACCTGTTTCTCCACATGGTGGCCTATTACATAGTTAAACCACCAACCGCCATTAATCCCTCCATGTGATACATTACTGCAGTAAAACCTGGATAAAATACTTAATGAAATTGATCTAATCAGTTttatgcagcattttttttaaagtagtctttaaagtaagaaaaaatgcatgaatTGTCATCTTGAAGGTCTCTTCTGAATGTTTGGTAGCAGTTTTACCCCGGTAACACATAAACAAGCAACTCAATGTATCATTAGCTAGTGTTGAAATGATTTCAAGCAACACTGATATCTGTAAATTGGACACTGAGGCACGTTTGgagtatttaattaaaaaaaaagcatgagcCACCTCAACCTCACTTCAGACCAGGCAATGTGAATGAGTCAAAGCAAAGCATGTGATCCTTCAAGtaaatgttaaagggatagtttgagtgttttgaagtggggttgtatgaggtacttatctatagtcagtgtattacctacagtagatgatggtcggcacgcccccagtttggagaagcagac
This window harbors:
- the LOC119501480 gene encoding extracellular serine/threonine protein kinase FAM20C-like isoform X1, translating into MITNKQSSWGKKQDKKGIEMSPNCEYTSLTEEGERNTERQEKKKGFEGKEIMRQNLGRSTRSIYLTLACLSLALHLLLAFFCLSILQTACVLPTSSSSSSIPRTDTQHRQSISHSSSSSAASSSSHKLPTIPQNEEHHKLHANHEERDSFSDATEREKTLIGGGKVIQKVKGHSKLEELFKHPLYNLPRPELQDDDWLLRVKANEQARDSESEEEEREDTIDDDSQWPSASEEEEGFDKVSWTSDTETHPPWLRFHLGISRWELYNRKDPNLAQLTHYLATQRVLGAAQKTGGTQLKLLLSFPNYGQALLKPMKQSRDAETDVNLFYFSDFERHNAEIAAFHLDRLLGFNRIPPVVGRLINVTSEIREITTDHRLSRTFFTSPAGNVCFYGQCEYYCSSEHPVCGQPHALEVSLAAMLPDLTLAPRRSWRSPWRRSYSRTKLAKWEKELAYCDTVKQMPPYDHGTRLVDLIDMAVLDFLMGNMDRHHYETFEKFGNKTFLLHLDNGRAFGRHSRDEPSILAPLQQCCRIRRSTLLRLRLLSLPGFRLSDVMRESLVQDPLAGVAPLLSEPHLSALDRRLAAVLQVVQACQEHHADVIYDDLEGYDQEYDQQPD
- the LOC119501480 gene encoding extracellular serine/threonine protein kinase FAM20C-like isoform X2, with product MRQNLGRSTRSIYLTLACLSLALHLLLAFFCLSILQTACVLPTSSSSSSIPRTDTQHRQSISHSSSSSAASSSSHKLPTIPQNEEHHKLHANHEERDSFSDATEREKTLIGGGKVIQKVKGHSKLEELFKHPLYNLPRPELQDDDWLLRVKANEQARDSESEEEEREDTIDDDSQWPSASEEEEGFDKVSWTSDTETHPPWLRFHLGISRWELYNRKDPNLAQLTHYLATQRVLGAAQKTGGTQLKLLLSFPNYGQALLKPMKQSRDAETDVNLFYFSDFERHNAEIAAFHLDRLLGFNRIPPVVGRLINVTSEIREITTDHRLSRTFFTSPAGNVCFYGQCEYYCSSEHPVCGQPHALEVSLAAMLPDLTLAPRRSWRSPWRRSYSRTKLAKWEKELAYCDTVKQMPPYDHGTRLVDLIDMAVLDFLMGNMDRHHYETFEKFGNKTFLLHLDNGRAFGRHSRDEPSILAPLQQCCRIRRSTLLRLRLLSLPGFRLSDVMRESLVQDPLAGVAPLLSEPHLSALDRRLAAVLQVVQACQEHHADVIYDDLEGYDQEYDQQPD